A window of Sphaeramia orbicularis chromosome 8, fSphaOr1.1, whole genome shotgun sequence genomic DNA:
aatagtaatgaaaaaataataaaacagattttcGTCTCAGGAGACGGAGATGGTTTCACTGGTGCCACAAAATTATTTTCCGTGTTCTGACAAGGTACGTATCGAATATGCCTGAAAACATACAATATCTTGGCTGATTCTGTTATGGAAACGGTTTCATGTAAATTTGTGACAGTCAACGTTAAGGGGTTAAAACATCATTTTGAGGAAGAATAACACCGAACCCACAGTAACTGTTGCCCTTTGTTCAAATCACTTCTTCTATTTGTGTAGATCTGACAACATCCCCTGCTGGTTTCCCTGATACAGGTCTTTGGACTGTCTGTCTTCATGTCTAAGTCCACAGGTACCTTTATATTTAATCCTTTTAGTGTCCCGTGGCCCCGGCCCCCTCTATCACATGTTTATAACCTTACTGTGCACTTCTTAATGTGTTTATGACCCTTGATTTGAATATAATTGTATCTCACAGTCCAGCCTGTGATCCCTCACATTTACAACCCTTGTTTGATGAATGTATCTCACATTCAATGCTGTATGTCCCCCACCCAAagtcgggggggggggcttaCACTCTCAGACATCCACTCTGCCTGTAAACCCACCATATACACTCATATATTCAATAAATCACACCACTGCAGCATACTTTGGGACAGATTTGAATGATTTCTTCAACAGTTTCAAACATCATATCTGTTTTTTGTGCTCAAAGAACATTGTGGGTCCACAGGGATGACAGTCTTTCCTACTTCTTCCTAGGACCACACATTCACTTTATTCTGGTGCACAAATGCTGGAGCACACCATCAAACAGATAAGGATATATGCAGCTCATACAGACCTCAATCCCAATCCAGACATTCTGAACCAATAGCAATTACTGAAATAATTTTGGCTGCTTTCACATTCTTCTGTTGCTAATTGCTGGTACACTAATCACTATCCAGCTGAACCAGGATACAGATACATTGGCATCCATCTGCCATCAGGGAACATCATCTGATTCACCTACACTGGCTGATGATATTCAACATTTAAATAGTAAATtgtgatggacactatttccagcCAATAGATCAGTGCATAAGAATCTGGAACTAGATGTACCAATGTTTGACCCATATATCCTGAATGTTTTGCTTGTTTCAGTGGGCATAGTTCTGTTTCTGATCTTCCAGCAGCCCTGTCTTTTGATAGTATAAAGTCATTTTACTTTCTGCAGCTCTTTGCTGATAGCCAAGATCCAGCCTGTTATCAGTTTCTTAGCTTAATCAATCCATGTCtccaagaagaagaaaagaaatcaaGATTCAGGACAATCTCAAGTGCCGCAATTTAGGCTCCATTGCTTCAAAACCTGAATTCACTGTTTCAATTAGTGCTCAGATCAATAAGGACAGTCTGATGTTTCTGTTAAGAGCAGGGTAGTTTAAGAATACAGAAGTGAATCTCAATACTGAAAAGCCAGTATTCAGGTCTGGCCCTTGCATTATTGTGTCTCAGCTTTGAACTAGCACTTCATGATGTACTGTGTGCATCATCTGCTCTTTGGTGATTTAACATAAACTGAAGCAGTAGCAGCCTCATTTTTCCTTCCCAGGAGTTTAAGTTGAGCCTTAAACATGTAGACTGGAGGGTGCTTGAGTACAGGGTTTTCCTGTGTTACATTGCCATGtctttcttctcctttctttCCTCTGCTGTGATTTTCTTAAGTCATCCATTGCTTTACTTTCAGTCTCTGATCAAACCTTCATTACCAGGGAAGTCCATTTAGGTGTTAATAGTCTCTGCACCTTTGTTCCATCTTTCACCACTGCATCAGTACTTCCTGCTTTTTATTGTGGTTTTTATCCCTTTCCTGTTCAGGAATCTCCACATGTCGTCATGACTACAACTTCTGTGAGTCTTTCTTTCCTCATTCACCTCCTCACTTCTTCTTTCCTTTCTGTTTCTTGCTGTTTTGCCCGGTCAGTGGAAGCCCTGACCCTTGTCGATGTGAAGCCACAGTGATGCTATCATTTGGTCCAAAATTCAGCAGGTATTCAGTTGCATCCAGAGGCCTTCCCTCCTCATCCCTGAGTCTGGAGAACACCTCCTGGTACAATGTGCTCAATCTGCGCTTTAAGTCTTGGAGAGTCCTTAAGGCTTCCTGTTTCTCTCTGAGGAGCCGTGAGCGCCGGCGCCTCAGCACTGACACATCATCTTCTAATCCCAGAAGCACATCCATCTTTCTCTTCCTGCAGTTCTGGGCAGCAATCTTGTTCTTCCCCCGCCGTCTTATGTCCCTGATGAGGTTCAGCTGTTCCTCACTGAGATGGTGGTTGGCCAGAAACTCATTAAACTCCTCTACAGGCAGATTAACTATAAATTCATTGGAAATGGGAATCTTTAGTGCTCTTGCTCTCCGTTCGTCTCGGCTCCAAATTCTAGCCTCAGACGTGTGTTTGGAAGTGGATGGGTGGAAAGGTTTGTCATGTCGTGGGGAGGATTTGATGTGTTTGGGAGGAACGTTGCTCAGACGTGGTGAGGAGGCAGCATTCAAGGGCTGGTTGTATGTGTGATCATGGCTGATATGTTCTGACCAAGGAAAGCCGTTAAAAAGTTTGTTATCCCCATAGGTGGGAGGGAAGAATTTTTTCACATGGTTGTAGTAGCCTCCTCCTACTGCCcccatcacctcctcctcctgttcctcctgcttCACCATCACCTCCACTTCTACATCTGATCCGACCAGCCCTTCCTCATCATGAGAGAAGAGACTCTCTGCACAGGATGAAGTGGATgttgaggaggatgaagaagaataAGAGGAGGCTTCAGAAGTACAAGGAGAAGCCGGACTGTAACTGAAGTCCAGAGAAAGACCAGAGTCTGAGCCAGCCTCGTCCTCACCATCTAGGACAGAACAAAAACAACTCAATTCTACAAGATGTACAGTTTTCACATGACCCAATCCTGAATCTCCCCTTGACTCTATCCTTAATTTTGGAGTGATCTCTGCTAGGTAGTCACAAACATATGTAGAACATTTTCTAACTATTGAATTTCATCTATTGCTTCATTTGGGTACCTTGCTGGCTCATTGGTTGATCTTCTGGGAGCCCCATGCCATAGCCTGAGTGTCCGTTATCACCCTTCACTTTGTTGCCCATGTTCAGGCTGATCTGCTCAGGATGATGATGTATTTCATGGTCATAGTGACCCTCTTCCAGTCTGGCTGCAATCTCCGGACTGAATCCTTCCTCCAGAGCCAAGTCCAACAATCTAATGTCATCCAATATGGAAGCATCCACTAACATATCATTAAGAGGGTTAGGGATGCCATTTTCACCATCAACTTCATCTTCCTCATCAAGCAGGAAGGTACCAGGAGAAGTCAAGTCACAGGCCAAGGAATCCCCCCCCAAGGATGAGGTTGAAATGGAAGGTCTGAAGTCAGTTGAAAGATTCACATGAAAGCCAGAGAAGTTCTCAGGGTAGGAGGCATACTGTGAGTACAGACTGGTTTCCATGTCATCCACAAGATTGGCATTAAGGTCCATGCCTAAGTTTTCCTGAAGATCTTCTTCAAGCAGATCCATGTGATATGGAAGGCTGTGTGAATTATTCATATTAAGGTTTTTCAAAGTGTCTCCAATGTCCAAGTCTGAGCTTCGTTCATTCAAGTCTGCACTGGGCATAAGGGGAACCATGGCTTCCATCAAACCTAGGAACAAAGAACAAGTATGTCTGTAAATGTTAGGAATTAAGAAACAGAGTACTCATACTCCCTTCCACTTATGTTCCATCTGTATTTCAAGGTGTCTTAGTTAAGTTCAAGACTTGCCATTGAATGACTTGTGTGTTTCTTACAGGAATTTTTGTAAAATTAGAACTAAATATCCTTTTAGACatgagccccttttacacagcacttctgttccaggaatatttcaccttatTTCTGGAACGACAGCTGTGTATACTTGGCAATCATGGGGAGTATGTAAAAGTTCAAGTGTTTCATTGGCTACATAATTATCATATTCCTATTTTCAGGACGAGTCATTAAAATGCCTTTGTCGTTTTACCAGAAATTACCACTCTACCATTATAAACACCTATTAAAATGTTTTGTCAGTGCTAGCCCAGATATTACCTTATAGCTCAAgataaattatatgaaaatgctAAATGTGATTTGATTTTAATCACACGGCATGACATTTCAGTcaaaacaacaaaagacaaaagaaatgACATCATGAAGTAGCGTGAGATGATGGGATTCATCCACTCCTCATGATATGAAATGACTCAACCAGAAATCAGGTTTACAGAAACGGTAATGTATTAAAGTTGACATTATTAGTAAAGGGCGTTAGATGGATTCCTTCTACATTTGCActtgtatttctctatatttacccttgaTAAAGATTCATATCTTCTAGACCAGATGAATCTTAAGTTTATTAATTACATTGTCTTCTGTAACTGTTTTTGTGAACTTACTGCCATTGATGCCAACTCAGCACTTTTGTTagtagatttagcaacttttcagataACCCTAGCAACTTTTTCCAAATAGCACCAGCAACACatttagctacttttaaaatgtgtttggaacttttgaaaagtgactcatGCTAAAGCACAcatatttttcctctaaatgacacaaaatgattTTCTCTGTCACTCATAAAAACACACGGTCTGTCTGCCTAGCTGTAAAAGTCAATGTTGACAACTTAGACACTGTTGgtatattttgtggtttttcagaccCCTCAAGAGACTCTTtaaaaagtgactagtgacaaatATATCAACTTTATCTGGTGTTTTTGGaaacttttggagactctgatgtgAAAGCACATGCCACTTTTttatctaaaacaaatcactgcactgaatatgAATCACTCCCt
This region includes:
- the nfe2l1a gene encoding endoplasmic reticulum membrane sensor NFE2L1a isoform X3, translating into MLYLKKYFTEGLIQMAILLSLCGVRVDVGLEPYLPDTWHEMILGPTSALTQTQFHNLRNRLEDGQDLHPKSVDLDEFFTARRLLGWVRSLDRIQVPHTELETWLVQQESSPLPVGYPHQPAPLDRAPMEGGGRPRVALPLEPRDGLDLLEDDEGEEDGEEETHHIPSRSGALDEIGEEEEDEENLPGLHRHFRRRERGRRQDVSYDQMNNRELIQHEVDQTSVSLQECLRLLDETFPFTEQQGCDGSSRGGDVDSPVTGREPLQSPIIPSDTPTFDLGLQWQDLLHFMEPENTDVDMMTFLDHALESPETFQSVNSEPQQQNYHDNSEIQANQDVPLMDAHLPHGLMEAMVPLMPSADLNERSSDLDIGDTLKNLNMNNSHSLPYHMDLLEEDLQENLGMDLNANLVDDMETSLYSQYASYPENFSGFHVNLSTDFRPSISTSSLGGDSLACDLTSPGTFLLDEEDEVDGENGIPNPLNDMLVDASILDDIRLLDLALEEGFSPEIAARLEEGHYDHEIHHHPEQISLNMGNKVKGDNGHSGYGMGLPEDQPMSQQDGEDEAGSDSGLSLDFSYSPASPCTSEASSYSSSSSSTSTSSCAESLFSHDEEGLVGSDVEVEVMVKQEEQEEEVMGAVGGGYYNHVKKFFPPTYGDNKLFNGFPWSEHISHDHTYNQPLNAASSPRLSNVPPKHIKSSPRHDKPFHPSTSKHTSEARIWSRDERRARALKIPISNEFIVNLPVEEFNEFLANHHLSEEQLNLIRDIRRRGKNKIAAQNCRKRKMDVLLGLEDDVSVLRRRRSRLLREKQEALRTLQDLKRRLSTLYQEVFSRLRDEEGRPLDATEYLLNFGPNDSITVASHRQGSGLPLTGQNSKKQKGKKK
- the nfe2l1a gene encoding endoplasmic reticulum membrane sensor NFE2L1a isoform X4 — its product is MLYLKKYFTEGLIQMAILLSLCGVRVDVGLEPYLPDTWHEMILGPTSALTQTQFHNLRNRLEDGQDLHPKSVDLDEFFTARRLLGWVRSLDRIQVPHTELETWLVQQESSPLPVGYPHQPAPLDRAPMEGGGRPRVALPLEPRDGLDLLEDDEGEEDGEEETHHIPSRSGALDEIGEEEEDEENLPGLHRHFRRRERGRRQDVSYDQMNNRELIQHEVDQGCDGSSRGGDVDSPVTGREPLQSPIIPSDTPTFDLGLQWQDLLHFMEPENTDVDMMTFLDHALESPETFQSVNSEPQQQNYHDNSEIQANQDVPLMDAHLPHGLMEAMVPLMPSADLNERSSDLDIGDTLKNLNMNNSHSLPYHMDLLEEDLQENLGMDLNANLVDDMETSLYSQYASYPENFSGFHVNLSTDFRPSISTSSLGGDSLACDLTSPGTFLLDEEDEVDGENGIPNPLNDMLVDASILDDIRLLDLALEEGFSPEIAARLEEGHYDHEIHHHPEQISLNMGNKVKGDNGHSGYGMGLPEDQPMSQQDGEDEAGSDSGLSLDFSYSPASPCTSEASSYSSSSSSTSTSSCAESLFSHDEEGLVGSDVEVEVMVKQEEQEEEVMGAVGGGYYNHVKKFFPPTYGDNKLFNGFPWSEHISHDHTYNQPLNAASSPRLSNVPPKHIKSSPRHDKPFHPSTSKHTSEARIWSRDERRARALKIPISNEFIVNLPVEEFNEFLANHHLSEEQLNLIRDIRRRGKNKIAAQNCRKRKMDVLLGLEDDVSVLRRRRSRLLREKQEALRTLQDLKRRLSTLYQEVFSRLRDEEGRPLDATEYLLNFGPNDSITVASHRQGSGLPLTGQNSKKQKGKKK
- the nfe2l1a gene encoding endoplasmic reticulum membrane sensor NFE2L1a isoform X2, which encodes MLYLKKYFTEGLIQMAILLSLCGVRVDVGLEPYLPDTWHEMILGPTSALTQTQFHNLRNRLEDGQDLHPKSVDLDEFFTARRLLGWVRSLDRIQVPHTELETWLVQQESSPLPVGYPHQPAPLDRAPMEGGGRPRVALPLEPRDGLDLLEDDEGEEDGEEETHHIPSRSGALDEIGEEEEDEENLPGLHRHFRRRERGRRQDVSYDQMNNRELIQHEVDQTSVSLQECLRLLDETFPFTEQQQGCDGSSRGGDVDSPVTGREPLQSPIIPSDTPTFDLGLQWQDLLHFMEPENTDVDMMTFLDHALESPETFQSVNSEPQQQNYHDNSEIQANQDVPLMDAHLPHGLMEAMVPLMPSADLNERSSDLDIGDTLKNLNMNNSHSLPYHMDLLEEDLQENLGMDLNANLVDDMETSLYSQYASYPENFSGFHVNLSTDFRPSISTSSLGGDSLACDLTSPGTFLLDEEDEVDGENGIPNPLNDMLVDASILDDIRLLDLALEEGFSPEIAARLEEGHYDHEIHHHPEQISLNMGNKVKGDNGHSGYGMGLPEDQPMSQQDGEDEAGSDSGLSLDFSYSPASPCTSEASSYSSSSSSTSTSSCAESLFSHDEEGLVGSDVEVEVMVKQEEQEEEVMGAVGGGYYNHVKKFFPPTYGDNKLFNGFPWSEHISHDHTYNQPLNAASSPRLSNVPPKHIKSSPRHDKPFHPSTSKHTSEARIWSRDERRARALKIPISNEFIVNLPVEEFNEFLANHHLSEEQLNLIRDIRRRGKNKIAAQNCRKRKMDVLLGLEDDVSVLRRRRSRLLREKQEALRTLQDLKRRLSTLYQEVFSRLRDEEGRPLDATEYLLNFGPNDSITVASHRQGSGLPLTGQNSKKQKGKKK
- the nfe2l1a gene encoding endoplasmic reticulum membrane sensor NFE2L1a isoform X1, whose product is MLYLKKYFTEGLIQMAILLSLCGVRVDVGLEPYLPDTWHEMILGPTSALTQTQFHNLRNRLEDGQDLHPKSVDLDEFFTARRLLGWVRSLDRIQVPHTELETWLVQQESSPLPVGYPHQPAPLDRAPMEGGGRPRVALPLEPRDGLDLLEDDEGEEDGEEETHHIPSRSGALDEIGEEEEDEENLPGLHRHFRRRERGRRQDVSYDQMNNRELIQHEVDQTSVSLQECLRLLDETFPFTEQQVQGCDGSSRGGDVDSPVTGREPLQSPIIPSDTPTFDLGLQWQDLLHFMEPENTDVDMMTFLDHALESPETFQSVNSEPQQQNYHDNSEIQANQDVPLMDAHLPHGLMEAMVPLMPSADLNERSSDLDIGDTLKNLNMNNSHSLPYHMDLLEEDLQENLGMDLNANLVDDMETSLYSQYASYPENFSGFHVNLSTDFRPSISTSSLGGDSLACDLTSPGTFLLDEEDEVDGENGIPNPLNDMLVDASILDDIRLLDLALEEGFSPEIAARLEEGHYDHEIHHHPEQISLNMGNKVKGDNGHSGYGMGLPEDQPMSQQDGEDEAGSDSGLSLDFSYSPASPCTSEASSYSSSSSSTSTSSCAESLFSHDEEGLVGSDVEVEVMVKQEEQEEEVMGAVGGGYYNHVKKFFPPTYGDNKLFNGFPWSEHISHDHTYNQPLNAASSPRLSNVPPKHIKSSPRHDKPFHPSTSKHTSEARIWSRDERRARALKIPISNEFIVNLPVEEFNEFLANHHLSEEQLNLIRDIRRRGKNKIAAQNCRKRKMDVLLGLEDDVSVLRRRRSRLLREKQEALRTLQDLKRRLSTLYQEVFSRLRDEEGRPLDATEYLLNFGPNDSITVASHRQGSGLPLTGQNSKKQKGKKK